The DNA region AGGCTGGACTGCCCTGGATGATCCACATCCAAGTTAGGGAGGTACAAGGGAAAACAAATGTAAGGGTCACACTTTACACTTTTGAAGCACTTTCTCACACATTTCCCTAGTTGAATCTTGTAACAACTCTGGCAATGGGAGAGGCAGTGAGATGGTTATGCAGATGCAGACACAGGCCCACAGAAGTCAAGAGCTCACACAGAGCTCTTCCCCAACACCTTTCCACAGCTTCCCCTTGTGGCCTGCAAAGCAGCCCATCCCAGTGTGGAATCTGGGTCTCTAATCTTGCAGTGACTGGCGCTGAACCACTGCCACGCTGCCCCAGACTCCTCAACCACCTCCCACCCTTGGCCCCATCTGCAGTGAACTCCCTGTGTTATTATTTAGGAAGGTGTCTGAACCCAATTGTCTCCAAAGTGCAGGAGAGCAGCCACAGAAATTGTGCTCCTCTGTCCCTGAATCCAGCTTGGCACTTTCCACACagtgatttgggggtgggggtggggtgcagggaggaaAGAATTTTTGAAAGAGCTAATCAAGAATTGactgttggggtacctgggtggatcagtgggttaagtgtctgactcttgatttcagctcaggtcacgatcttgctgttcatggcgttttgtgctgacagtgcagagcctgcttgggattctttctctctctttctctgttcctcccccacttgtgctctctctcaaaatagataaataaattttggggcacctgggtggtgcagttggttaagcctctgactcttgttctcggctcaggtcatgatctcatggttggtgagctggagccctacatcaggctctgcgctgatgatgtggagactgcttgaaattctgtctttccttctccatacccctccctcacttgttctctctctctctctctctgtctctaaataaacctaaaaagcttttaaaataaataaataaataaataaataaataaatcttcagaAAAAATTTGACTGTATTAGGcaaaaaactggaggaaaaagaTCAGGGCCTTATATTTAAGATTGTGTAAATCTAccccaaattatatttttaccaaaaatatGAGTATGTAtcatattttataacaaaaaatcaTACTCTGATTTAGGGGAAAAATCACATCAATGACAAAGGTTTTGAAAGCAGACAAATTTGGGTTTGACACCTCCCCTCTctaaactcattttctttctctgcagaaTGGGTGAGGACTTGGATAAAGCAGTATCTGGAATGACCAAAAtgtgcttactttttaaaacatagagacttaagttgttttttttttttaaattttttttcaacgtttatttatttatttatttatttattttttaaaatctttttaaattttttttttcaacgtttatttatttttgggacagagagagacagagcatgaacgggggaggggcagagagagagggagacacagaattggaaacaggctccaggctctgagccgtcagcccagagcccgacgcggggctcgaactcacggaccgcgagatcgtgacctgagccgaagtcggacgcttaaccgactgtgccacccaggcgccccgagacttaagtttttaagaacagttttttatttatggaaaaattGAGAAGATACTGTAGACAGTTTTCAAATACCTGCACACGGTTCCCCGTGATTAATATCTTATAATACTATGATACATTTGTAACAATTGATGAAACtttattgatacattattattaactaagtTCCATACTGTATTAAGATTCCCTTAGTTTTAAGCCAGTGCCTTTTCTTTGCTCCAGGACTACATGTTCACttgattgtttttattatcattattgtttttgttgtaatAGGAACTCAGCAAACACCTCTCCCCAGTCCTTCCCTTTCCAATCAGGTACCATCCAGGCAGGAAAACATGTTCCCATGGACTTTGACTAGGAAGCAGGTGATAGAGCTGAACCTGAAGGCTGGATCCCAGAGCTGAGGCCCTGTGGGTGGGTGGGATTGGAGTGAGGGTTCTGTGTCAGTCTGGGCAGGAGGGGCTCCTGCCATGGGAGCAATCTGGGCTGCTGGTGTTGCAGTCAAAGCCACAGGCTTGAAGCTTCTGTTGAGCAACAAAGCCTTGTCTAGTAATTGCCTCAAGATGAATCAGAGGGATTTCTTCACTTGAGGTTGAAGGTGAGGGCTGGAGTGCCTTATAAAAACCTCCCTGGCTCCGTACTCCTCACCAGTGCTGTCTTCTTGCTACATTTCTACTCTCCTGCACGTTGAAGGGTAAGTGTCCGGTCCTTGGCTGTCCTTCAAGGGACTCACAGGGTAGTGACTGCATGCTGTTGGAAGCCACAGCCTTTTGCCTGCCAGAGCCCCTCTGGGCTGACTGCATTTTGGACCCAAAGAGACCAGGCCTTGCTGTGCTAGGTAGACTCAGTTTCAGAACTTAGAGATGGTGAAGGCAGAAGGGGCTGGTGAATGTCTGTAAGAGACCTGTGGCCAAAGTGCCATCACCTGGGGAAAGGGAACAGCTCGGCCAACCCCCAAACCCTTCCCAGGTGTGCTTGGATGAACACCACCCTCTGAGTTATACTCTTGAGGAGCTATGCAACTGGCTGATTCTCTTAGACTTTAGATGGCAttatatgccccccccccccccccgctagcCTATCTACAAATGAAAAATTCCACAGATCAAACAGAGCAGAGACAACACAAAGCAGGTGAGGGGAAAGTCATCCCTAGTCTAaaccagaaagagaggagagaggggatgtGAGGTGGGGTGGGATAGGAATTGCCTTAGACCTCTCTTGTCTCCTGAAGGTTGGGAAGATGACTAAGCTGGAAGAACACTTGGAGGGGATCATTAATGTCTTCCACCGGTACTCAAGCCGGGTGGGGGATCCTGACACCCTTTCCAAGGGTGAGCTGAAGCAGCTGATCACAAGGGAACTTACAAACACCCTCCAGGTAGGTGATACTCTTCTCACCCAAACTTGCCCACTGAAGGGGTGGAGTTGGCTGAGGATGCTCTCTTGGGCTGTGGGACAGGGGatccacctccctctccccataaCTCACTCTGTCACCTGAGGCTCTATTCACCTCTCTTTCTGGGATTGTTTCCTTACCTGTGGGGATTAGTGAGCTACAGACACCTTCCAGGTTGGGACCTGTGTGGCTCTATGTTGGCTCACGGCAGCTGCTTCCCTCCATCTTCTATTTTGTGACGTTGGATTCTCCAACACAGTTTTGGTGAATGAATTAATGTCTCTGGACCCCCCTGAGCTGAGCTCCGAGGGATGAGGGgcccagagaaagaggaggaagagtcTGAGCTTACTGTCTCTGATGTTCCCTTCTAGAATACCAAAGATCAACCTACCATTGACAAGATATTCCAAGATCTGGATGCTGATAAAGATGGACAGGTCACCTTTGATGAATTTGTAGTCCTGGTGTCTCGCGTGCTACGGACTGCCCATGTCAATATCCACAAAGAGTAGAAAGCTCTGAGGGGCTTTTCTCCAGCAACGTCCCCAAGAAGACCTTTCCTTCTAATCACCAAAGCCCAGCCTCACATAGTGAGATGagaattaataaatgtattcttGAAAAGTTCTTAACAGTgtgcactttctttctttccatgctCACGGTCTCCAAACTGGATCACACCTCGTCCCTGTGATTCTGACAGACCTCATTTGGACCCTTGAGACGCCCttatctgtttgttcatttgttcattcattcaacaaatattcactgaatatcTAGCCAGAGACCAAAGACACAAAGCCCTGTCCACCTGGGGTTTGTGTTCTATTGGAGAGGGatataaaacaaacaagtagacaaaaaaataaaagtacatcaTATGATACAGTGGTAGGTAGTGATAAGGGATATGAAGAAAGCTAAAGAAGGAAGTAAGGTTGGggtggaaggagaagaaggggtaTGCTGGCTTGATAGGAATGCATTTGGGCAGATATCCGAGAAAGGAAGGGGAGCAGCTTGAAAATATCTGGGCCAAGagctcctggtacagggaggccaaggccctgaggtggaCACATGTTCGATCTGCTCAAAAGCCAGCACGAAAGGCAATGTGCAGGAACTGGGATGAAGAGTGGCATGTGGTGTGTGCTGGCCGGAAGCAGGGAGCAGGGCCCACAGACTGTAGTGCGGACTTGGGATCTTAAGTGTGCTAAGGAGCCACTGGGTAGTTTTGAGCAAGGGAGTGAGATGATTTCATTTACACTTCAAAAGGTTCATTCTGGCTGCCTTTGTGGAGAAGGAACTGTAGGGGTCAGATCAGAGAGGAAGCAAGGAGAACAGTGAGAAGTGATTCTCTGGAGTAGTGCTGGCCAGTAGAAATACACTGTGGGCCAAGGTTGTGATTTTAAGTTTACCTGTGGTCACAttaaaaaaggtgaaaataaagaggaaattaattttaacaatgaattttgaaaaccCAATACAACAAAAAAAGTATCACCTCGACAGCATAGAAATTACtgagatatttttcattcttttcttttttttctctaagcctTTGAAATCCAGCAGGCCTCATGCTGGCAGTCACTGCTCCTGTGGCCAATGGTCACATGTAGCTCATGGTGATCATGTTGGAAGTGTAGCCTTAGCCCATTTGAAAGATGAGGTGAAAGATGCACTAAGGTGAAAGGCATGCTGGTGGTGCGGGGTAGTCAGACTCTGCAAGCATTTGAAGGTTGGAAATGAGAAATCAAGAGTTCCTCCAAAGGTTTTTCCCTGAGACATGTGCTGGATGCTGAGGGTACAGAGATGAGAGACAAAGTCTTTGCCAGGGGAGAACCTGAGCAACAGAAATCCCCACATGGTGTCATATTTGTTTCAACAGAAGTAAGCACAGGGTGTTGTGGAGAACAGGAGAGTGGTCCAGCCTTGGGTGTTGGGGTCAGTTAGCGATCGTGAGGAGGATCCTTGGACACGATATTTGTGGTAGGATTTTGGAAGGAGGAAAATGATGTAGAAATTACATGAACCTTTCCTTGCTTCTCTCAAGGGGTTGGGTAGGGGGCAGGAAGGTGTTGGGAGCACAAGGGACACAAGATTATGGAGAAGAGGGTTAGCTTTATCCAACACAGGGCAATGTGAGGGAGCGCTTCCCTGGGCTCCTTAGTGTGGTCCAAGGCCAGGTTCTAGGACTAGGCCGCTCTCCGTCTGTGCTCTTCTCTCCTGTTGTGATTCTGCATCCACTGCCGTGATTGTTGTTAAATGTCCATCTCCTCCAGAGGACTAGGGTGTTTGAGAGCAGGTGCTGTAGCActgtgcc from Lynx canadensis isolate LIC74 chromosome F1, mLynCan4.pri.v2, whole genome shotgun sequence includes:
- the LOC115505097 gene encoding protein S100-A12-like; translated protein: MTKLEEHLEGIINVFHRYSSRVGDPDTLSKGELKQLITRELTNTLQNTKDQPTIDKIFQDLDADKDGQVTFDEFVVLVSRVLRTAHVNIHKE